A single window of Triplophysa rosa linkage group LG20, Trosa_1v2, whole genome shotgun sequence DNA harbors:
- the chrna4b gene encoding neuronal acetylcholine receptor subunit alpha-4b isoform X2: MMTTNVWVKQEWNDYKLRWNPEDYENVTSIRIPSEIIWRPDIVLYNNADGDFAVTHLTKAQVFYNGRIKWKPPAIYKSSCSIDVTFFPFDQQNCKMKFGSWTYDQAKIDLVSMASDVDQMDYWESGEWVIINAVGTYNIKKYECCTEIYPDITYSFIIRRLPLFYTINLIIPCLLISCLTVLVFYLPSECAEKITLCISVLLSLTVFLLLITEIIPSTSLVIPLIGEYLLFTMIFVTLSIIITVFVLNVHHRSPRTHRMPYWVRQLFLHLVPRYLFMKRPPASGKRNCGKLIEMMHKASETQSTFLRTTVLDIPPQSPSPHVGVGVASVTQVDQLQRDSSPKPMLFSSSPSSQYSVLQEDSTQTPQTPVLNYTCTYANNVFASSPSSFQETLGILLHTIPRDGAGCTDCEIQGHGAESVFVDATQSFLGSCQHRLASKGTNMQMVDHDDTEMCTRHDVSSDGAKAQNPAKLLNNLSQSLIKALEGVQYIADHLRAEDLDFSVKEDWKYVAMVIDRIFLWMFVLVCILGTVGLFLPPWLAGMI; encoded by the exons A TGCGGATGGAGACTTCGCCGTGACGCACTTGACTAAAGCCCAGGTGTTTTACAACGGCAGGATCAAATGGAAGCCGCCTGCCATTTACAAGAGCTCCTGCAGCATCGATGTCACCTTCTTCCCCTTCGACCAGCAGAACTGCAAGATGAAATTCGGCTCTTGGACGTACGACCAGGCGAAGATCGACCTGGTGAGCATGGCCAGCGATGTGGACCAGATGGACTACTGGGAGAGCGGAGAATGGGTCATCATAAATGCCGTGGGCACCTACAACATTAAAAAGTATGAATGCTGTACGGAAATCTACCCGGATATCACCTACTCGTTCATCATCAGACGTCTTCCTCTGTTTTACACCATCAATCTCATCATCCCCTGCCTGCTCATCTCATGCCTGACCGTGCTGGTCTTCTACTTACCATCCGAGTGTGCGGAGAAGATCACACTGTGTATCTCCGTCCTCCTCTCTCTTACCGTTTTTCTCCTTCTTATCACCGAGATCATCCCATCCACCTCGCTGGTCATCCCGCTCATCGGCGAGTACCTCCTGTTCACCATGATCTTCGTCACTCTCTCCATCATCATCACCGTGTTTGTGCTCAACGTCCATCACCGTTCCCCCCGCACGCACAGAATGCCCTACTGGGTCCGCCAGCTTTTCCTTCACTTGGTTCCACGTTACCTTTTCATGAAACGTCCACCTGCGTCAGGTAAAAGAAACTGTGGGAAACTCATCGAGATGATGCACAAGGCGTCGGAGACACAGTCAACGTTTCTTCGGACCACCGTGCTGGATATCCCACCGCAGAGTCCCAGCCCCCATGTGGGTGTGGGCGTGGCGTCTGTCACCCAGGTGGATCAACTTCAACGTGACTCCTCCCCTAAACCTATGCTTTTCAGCAGTTCTCCCAGCAGCCAGTATTCCGTCCTGCAAGAAGACAGCACACAAACACCTCAAACACCAGTTCTCAATTACACGTGTACGTACGCAAACAATGTCTTTGCCTCCAGTCCCTCATCATTTCAAGAAACCCTCGGTATCCTGCTACACACCATACCACGGGATGGAGCTGGGTGTACGGATTGTGAAATCCAAGGCCATGGTGCTGAGAGCGTCTTTGTGGATGCCACACAGAGTTTTCTGGGGAGTTGTCAACATCGTCTTGCATCCAAGGGGACGAATATGCAGATGGTTGACCATGACGATACAGAGATGTGTACTAGACATGACGTTTCAAGTGATGGCGCTAAAGCTCAAAATCCAGCAAAGCTACTCAATAATCTGTCGCAGTCTTTAATAAAAGCCCTGGAGGGAGTTCAATACATTGCTGATCATCTAAGAGCGGAAGATTTGGACTTTTCA GTCAAGGAAGACTGGAAATACGTTGCCATGGTGATTGATAGAATATTCCTCTGGATGTTTGTGCTGGTGTGCATTCTGGGGACCGTCGGACTGTTCCTCCCACCTTGGCTGGCTGGAATGATCTAG